Genomic DNA from Paracoccus aminophilus JCM 7686:
AGCTCGAATATCTCGAGATCCGCGCCGAGAGCCCGCTCGACATCCGCAATATGACACCGCTTGGCGAATATACCGATCGCGACCAGCAACGGCGCTCAGCCGGGGATCGCGGCTGCGAATTTGCGCCGAGCCTCGTCGGCAAGGTCATCATCGGTTGGCTGCGCGGGTAGGCGATTACATCCGCCAGAGCTGGCATCGACCCTGGAGCTGGGGCGAGGTCGATTGCACGCTCTGGGTCGCGGATTGGTGCCTCTTGCATTGGGGCCTCGATCCGGCGGCGCGCTGGCGCGGGCGATATGCGACCGAGGTGGAGATGCGGAGGATCACCGGCGGCGATCTGC
This window encodes:
- a CDS encoding DUF6950 family protein; this encodes MAARVGDYIRQSWHRPWSWGEVDCTLWVADWCLLHWGLDPAARWRGRYATEVEMRRITGGDLPGFLAQECPLPQRAAAREGDVAVIAVAGHEVAAIRHGEKWAFRKPRGVGLVRAEAIQIWGR